The following DNA comes from Sediminitomix flava.
GTGCAACACTAGGACTTCTTAACGAAGAGCAAGCTCAAAAATTAAAAGAAGCAGGACTTTATGCCTACAACCACAACATCGATACTTCTAGAGAATACTACGACAAAGTAATTACGACTCGTACGTTCGATGACCGTATTGAAACAATCAAGAATGCACAAAAAGCTAAGATTTCAGTTTGTTCTGGAGGTATCATTGGTTTGGGTGAAACAGAGGAAGACCGTATCAGTATGTTATTCACTCTATCTAACTTGCCAGAACATCCAGAGTCAGTACCTGTAAATGCACTTGTCGCTATTGAAGGAACACCAATGGAAGGAAATGATCGAGTTCCTGTTTGGGATATGATTCGTATGATTTCTACTGCTCGTATCTTGATGCCAAAAGCGATGGTTCGTCTTTCTGCTGGTAGAAATGAAATGCCAGTTTCTGAGCAAGCATTATGTTTCATGGCTGGTGCAAATTCTATCTTTGCTGGTGATGAACTTTTAACAACGCCAAACCCAGCAGAAGACAAGGATAAAGCGATGTTTGACTTGTTAAACCTTGTTCCACGTCCAGCATACAAAGGGGCTGCTGCAGATAAGTTCGAACAAGTTCCTGAAAAAGTATAGGGAATCTATAGTATAAACTTAAAAGGTCTAGTCAAAATTAATTGACTAGACCTTTTTTAATTATCTTCTTTATCCGAACATCAAACCTGAATTGAAAAATGGTAATGTTTTACCTTTTGCTTCCAGTTGTTCTTTCTTATAGTTTTCTCTTAAAATACTTGGGCTAAGACCAAATTGCTTTCTGAAACCTCTGTTAAAATGACTTGGATGGGTAAAACCTAAAGTATAAGCTATATTACTCATAGGT
Coding sequences within:
- the bioB gene encoding biotin synthase BioB, which translates into the protein MKSIIRNDWSKAEIREIYHKPIFDLMYEAQSIHREFHKSSEVQVCTLLSVKTGGCKEDCSYCSQSAKYTTNVKPQKLMPTDEVLQKAKQAKENGSTRFCMGAAWREARDNRDFDRVLDMVSEINGMGMEVCATLGLLNEEQAQKLKEAGLYAYNHNIDTSREYYDKVITTRTFDDRIETIKNAQKAKISVCSGGIIGLGETEEDRISMLFTLSNLPEHPESVPVNALVAIEGTPMEGNDRVPVWDMIRMISTARILMPKAMVRLSAGRNEMPVSEQALCFMAGANSIFAGDELLTTPNPAEDKDKAMFDLLNLVPRPAYKGAAADKFEQVPEKV